Sequence from the Chloroflexota bacterium genome:
CTGTTGTCCCTTCCCCCTATGGGGGAAGGTTAAGATGGGGGCAATATGAAGCGTATGCCCTATGCCGCATTCCGCGCCTTATGGCTCGTAGCTGATGCCGGTGGTTCGCTGTAGGGCGACCGTCTGCCCGAACTGGTTGACGTACTTCGTCTCGCGTACGCTGAAGAGCATGTTGCCCAGCCTGCCGGGACGCTCGAACAGGTCCGCGAGCATGGTCGTAACCGTGATGCGGTCGCCGGGACGAACGGGATGGAAGTATTCCCACTGGCTACCGCCGTCTAGGTTGGCGGAATACGGACTCTTGAAGTCGGGCGCGGGGTTGGATATAAGCGAGCGCATGAACGTGGGCGGCGCGATGATGCCGCCGTAGCGCGTCTGCCGCGCGGCTGCCTCGTCGTTGAACAGCGGGTTCGTATCGCCGATAGCCTGCGCGAACTTGACGATTGCGCCCTTTTCGACATCGTGCGTTATTGGCTCAGATTCCACGCCGACGGCATCGCGCATCTGCTGGGTTATGACCGACTCCTGTGTCATACGAATTACTCCTCTGGAATTGCGACATTCCCGATTTGCGCGGGAATCCGCTCGCTAAACTACAATTTTGGCAAAAGTTTAAGTCGCACCCGCCAATGTGTCAAGAAACAGGCACGGTTGACATTCTCAACATCTGCGGATTATCAAAGCAGTAACTTCTCCAACAGGAAGGCGTGCGGCGTCTTGATTCAATTGCGGCATCATCCACCCGTGTTGATAGCGCCGCGTGATTGACAACGCGTGCGCGGTTTGACAGACTTTCAGCGAGGTATAGACTATTGGCAACTCTGAATGATGCATGGCAAGAGCGGCAACGTTGGACCATCGGAAGCATTAGAGGCCGATGGCGATTGCTTTTCTCCATACTCTATGTCGTCCAGACGCTGCCGGGCATGGCTTTTATCGTTTGGTTGGAGCTTGCCCACACGACTACGGATTCCGCAATCGACACCGTTAAGGCTATAATTTGGGGCATAGCCGTTGTCGGCGGAGCGGCATTAGCGACAACGGTATCATTAGTGGAGGTGCAAGAACTCATGCTGGGAACGCGGGACATCATAAACGACTGGCTTCAGAAGCGAAACGAAGCTGCGGAGGCAAAAGGACACGCAGAAGGACATGAAGAAGGCCGTGTAGAAGGACGCACTGAGATGCGCGAAGAATTCCTTTCTTGGGTCGGCCGCCGCGATACCGCGCGTGAGAATGACGAGCCGTTCGACGAGCCGCCACCCGGCTCCGACAAACCAATAGACTGATTACCGTAAACTGACCACTTAAAGGAGACAAATTATGACTGCAAACGGCAAAGTTGCCATCGTTACCGGCGGAGGTTCCGGCATCGGCAGGCACAGCGCGCTCGCGTTGGTGAACGACGGCTATTCCGTCGCTATCGGTGGCAGGCGGCTTTCTGCGCTCGAAGAGACTATCGCGGAGGCGGGAGACGCCGGTGAGCGCATGCTCGCCGTCTCTACCGATGTAACGGATGTCGATTCGATTCGCAACCTGTTCGCGCAGACGAAGGAAAAGTTCGGCAGGCTCGATGTGCTGTTCAACAACGCGGGCATCGGCTCGCCGCGAATGCCGATGGAAGACATCCCGGTGGATGCGTGGAAGGCGGTCGTCGATACCAACCTGACCGGCTCGTTCATCTGCACTCAGGAAGCCATCAAGATTATGAAGAACCAAGACCCGATGGGCGGGCGCATAATCAATAACGGCTCTATATCGGCGCACACGCCGCGCCCCGATTCCGTCGCCTACACCGCGACCAAGCACTCCATCACGGGCTTGACGAAATCCACATCGCTGGACGGGCGCAGGTACAACATCGCTTGCGGGCAGATAGACATCGGCAACGCGGCGACGCCTATGACCCAACGCATGGGCGGCGGGGTCCCGCAGGCAAGCGGCGAGACGATAGTCGAGCCTACCTACGATGTCAACCACGCTGCCGAAGCCGTACTGTTCATGTCGAACCTGCCGCTAGACACCAATGTGCAGTTCATCACCATAATGGCGACGAAGATGCCTTATGTCGGCAGGGGGTAGGCGTTCGCGCTTGTCGCTCTGACTGCCGCGCATTTTCCGGGCATGTAGTTCGGATACGCGCGGCATTTCTCTGGGTCTTGTGGACATTTGCCCAGATACGCTTATAGTGTCATTCCGAACGCAGTGAGGAATCTAAAATCGTCGCACTTGCATTCCGCGATTTTGGATTCCTCGCTTCGTTGTGCTGCGTGCGGAATGGCAGGATGAAGTGGGCGAAATGATAGCGGATGAGTGCTTTTCTTTGGGCGCTTTGCCTCCATCCTAACATTCTCCCCCTATGGCGCTGACAGGGAGAAGGGGCTTATTCCCATTCGGAGATTTTGCCTTGAAGTAATACCGCCCCTTGCCCTGTGGACAATGTGTTTAGGGCAAGGGGCGGTATTATCGCTTGTTATATGGTGTTGCGTAGTCGTGCTTAGCCGGCGTTGGCGATAGCAGCGCGGATAGCGCGTGTCGCATACACCGAAGTAAGGTGCGCGCGGTACTCGGCGGACGCGTGCACGTCTTCGTTGAACTCGATGCCGTTGCCGGCTGCGCTTGCAGCTGCGGCGATTGCGGCATCGTCTAGGCTGCTGCCTACTAGCGCCGCTTCAGCATCGCTCGCTCGCACGGCGGTCGGACCGGCGCCCGTGATGCCGATGCTCGCGCCGGAGCAATTGCCGCTGCCGTCCACCGTTACCACCGCCGCCACGCCTACGATGGCGTAGTGCGATGCCTTGTTGCCAAACTTGGCGTATGCCGAGCCGCTGCCTGCCGCGAGCGTGGGGATGCGAATCTCGTTCAGGATTTCTTCGGGTCCGAGCGCGGTGGTGAGCAGGTCCACGAAGAAGTCGTCGATGCCGATGGTGCGATGCCCGCTAGTCGAGCTTGTCACCAGCTCGGCGTTGAGAGCGACGGCTACCGCCGGCAGGTCGCCCGCCGGGTCGGCGTGCGCCAGCGAGCCGCCGATGGTGCCCATGTTACGCACTTGCTGGTCAGCGACCTGTCCCGCCGCGTCTGCCAGCAGAGGCGCACCGCTCTGCACAAGGTCGGACGCCTGCAAGTCGGCGTAGGTCGTCATCGCGCCTATCGACAGACCGCCGCCATCCGCCTCGCGTACGTAGGACATGCCCTCTATCTTGCCGAGGTCGATGAGCACGCTGGGCTCGGAAAGCCGCAGCTTCATCAGGGGAATAAGGCTATGGCCGCCTGCCAGCAGCTTCGCCTCGTCGCCGTGTTCCGCCAAGAGCCGCGCTGCCTCTGAGACGCTCGTTGGCGCGTGATATGCGAATGCACTTGTAACCATGTTTCAGCCTCCTAGTATTTCAGTCTGTCAGTGCGTCAGCCTTTCAGTTAGTTGCTATCATTCCAGCCATTCTACTTTAGAGGAACCGATAGACTGAATAACTGATGGACTGACGGACTCTTATGACGACATCTTCTCGGCGGCGTACTGCACCGCGTTGACGATGTTGTGGTAGCCCGTGCAGCGGCACAGGTTGCCCGCAAGCCCGTCGCGAATCTCCGCTTCCGATGGGCTGGGGTTCTTCGACAGCAGGTCGTAGGACATCATAATCATGCCCGGCGTGCAGAAGCCGCACTGCAGACCGTGCTCCTCCCAGAAGCCTTCCTGAACAGCGTGAAGGTCGCCGTTTGCCGCGGCAAGCCCTTCGACGGTCGTAACCTTGCCGCCGTCCGCCTGCACAGCGAACACGGTGCAAGACTTCACGGCGTTTCCATTTAGGATGACCGTGCATGCGCCGCAATTGCTCGTGTCGCAGCCCACATGCGTGCCCGTCATATTGAGCGTTTCACGCAGATACTGCACCAGCAGCAGGCGCGGCTCTACCTCGCTGGTATGTGATGTGCCGTTGACCACTACAGTGATTGACTGACCCATACGAATCCTCCCAAAGAATATGATCAGTGCTATAAACCGGCATTAGAGATTGTTGTAAAAGCAGTCTCAAATGCAATCGGGGAGCGTCGCGCACCCCTGCGGATTTTGGGCGATTATAACAGGATAAAGTACAATGGGCTATACCCGTGAAAACTGACATCGATGGACAAGATGTGCCAGATAGGTAGGATGCGCATGATGGAGACGACTTCACAAATACAATTCATTCGTGTCATTTCGAGCGAAGCGAGAAATCTAAAGTCGGAAACAGGTTTGCATGCGACGATTTCAGATTCCTCACTGCGTTCGGAATGACAACGGTAGGGATTTGTGAAATCGTCTCATGATGGGATAGTTGACTGTCATAGCAGCCGCATGTGCTAGAATCTGTGGTGGATGGGCCTGATTGGGTCTGATTTGGGACTGATTCAAGATAATCGAGAGGAGTTTTGGCTTGAAGGTAGAAGGCGCTTTCACCATTGACGCCGAGCGCGAGCGCGTTTGGGACATGCTGATGACTCCGGAGACGCTCGCCGGCTGCATACCCGGTTGCGAGAGCTTCGAGCCGGTGGACGAGGACACATACAACATCGCGATGCGCGTGGGCGTGGCGGCGGTGCGCGGCAATTACACTGGCAGCGTTACCATTGCCGATAAGCAACACCGCGAATCGTACAGGATGGTCGTGCAGGGCAGAGGCAGAGGCGGCAGCGTGCGCGGCGAAGGCGTGCTGACGCTCTCGGACATCAATGGCGGCACGCAGGTAAGCGTCGTAGGAGACGCGCAGGTTACCGGCGTGGTCGCCCGCGTGGGACAGCGCCTTATGGGCAACGCATCGCGCATGCTGATGAACCAATTCTTCAACTGCCTGAAATCCAAGATAGAAGGATAACAGGGTAAGAAGGATAATGTTCCTTTCCCCCGTGTGGGAAGGTTAGGATGGGAGCGAATAACAGGAAATGTCATATCAATACATCGAAACGCAAGAGATCGGCGGCGTGCTGGTCATCACGATGGACGACGCGCGCACTCGCAACGCCATTGGCGACGAGATGGCGGCGGAGATTAACGCCGAGATAGACCGCTTGGAGGCGTCTTCTACTCTGCGCGCGCTGGTGTTGACCGGACGCGATCCGTCGTTCTGCTCCGGCGCGAATGTGAAGCGCATGAACGAAGCCAACGAAGAGCGCGATGAAGCACCCATCCCGGACGACCGGACGCCCTGGCAACACCTCGAGGAGCAGTGGGAAGCCGCCGCGTCGGGCGAGAGCTACATGGACGGCGTGCGCTTTATGCCGCTGACGCTGCACAACATGCAAAAGCCCACAATCGCCGCTGTGAACGGCTACGCGATGGGGCTTGGAATGGGCATCGCGCTGTCTTGCGACATCCGCATCGCGTCCGAAAACGCGCGTTTCTCGGAAACATTCATCCGGCGCGGTCTCATCCCTGCGGACGGGTCGTGCTGGCAGCTGCCGCGCATGATAGGCATCAGCAACACTTTCATCTTGCAATACACAGGCGACATCGTGGACGCGGACGAGGCGTATCGGCTGGGCATGGTCAGCAAGGTTACGCCGCACGACAGGCTGATGGATGCGACGCTTGAGTTGGCGCAGCGCATCGCGGACGGTCCGACATACTCCATGGCGATGATAAAGCGGCTCGTGCAAAAATCGCTGCATACCGATTTGGAAGAAAGCCTGCGTCTCGCCGGACCCGCGCAGAACATCGCGCGCCGTACCGCCGACCACAAAGAAGGCGTGCGGGCATTCGTGGAAAAGCGCCAACCTCGCTACATCGGCAGGTAGTTTCTACCGCCACAAGCAATTGCCCACAAGCGCCCGCAATCAGACACAATCGCCCACCGTTCGAGACGACTATGCCTGCTGATAACACAACGGTCGAGTTTGCCACCTATCCCAACGAGATGGAGGCGCAGATGGTGGCTCAGCTTCTTCGGGAAAACGGAATCGGCGCATTTGTCCAGCCACTGGGTTTCGGGTATGGCGGCGTAGGCACGTTCCAGTTCATTCCCCACCGCGTACTGGTGTACGAGCACAACCTGGAACGCGCTCAAGGGATTCTTGACGCGGATGCCGATTGGGAAGACGAGGAATAGCGAATAGGCGAAGAATCCTACTACTCTATCTTTGCGCTATTTGGACGCATCCTTGACGGCGCGCATGAACCAGCGGACTGTGGCTTCGAAGGCGCCGGGGAACTCTTGGTAGAACCAGTGCCCACCGCCTTCGAGTTCGGCAAGACGCACTAAAGGCGCGGTGTTCGCAATCGCCTCGCGCATCCGCACGGC
This genomic interval carries:
- a CDS encoding MaoC family dehydratase, with the protein product MTQESVITQQMRDAVGVESEPITHDVEKGAIVKFAQAIGDTNPLFNDEAAARQTRYGGIIAPPTFMRSLISNPAPDFKSPYSANLDGGSQWEYFHPVRPGDRITVTTMLADLFERPGRLGNMLFSVRETKYVNQFGQTVALQRTTGISYEP
- a CDS encoding SDR family oxidoreductase, translated to MTANGKVAIVTGGGSGIGRHSALALVNDGYSVAIGGRRLSALEETIAEAGDAGERMLAVSTDVTDVDSIRNLFAQTKEKFGRLDVLFNNAGIGSPRMPMEDIPVDAWKAVVDTNLTGSFICTQEAIKIMKNQDPMGGRIINNGSISAHTPRPDSVAYTATKHSITGLTKSTSLDGRRYNIACGQIDIGNAATPMTQRMGGGVPQASGETIVEPTYDVNHAAEAVLFMSNLPLDTNVQFITIMATKMPYVGRG
- a CDS encoding xanthine dehydrogenase family protein subunit M; the encoded protein is MVTSAFAYHAPTSVSEAARLLAEHGDEAKLLAGGHSLIPLMKLRLSEPSVLIDLGKIEGMSYVREADGGGLSIGAMTTYADLQASDLVQSGAPLLADAAGQVADQQVRNMGTIGGSLAHADPAGDLPAVAVALNAELVTSSTSGHRTIGIDDFFVDLLTTALGPEEILNEIRIPTLAAGSGSAYAKFGNKASHYAIVGVAAVVTVDGSGNCSGASIGITGAGPTAVRASDAEAALVGSSLDDAAIAAAASAAGNGIEFNEDVHASAEYRAHLTSVYATRAIRAAIANAG
- a CDS encoding (2Fe-2S)-binding protein, with product MGQSITVVVNGTSHTSEVEPRLLLVQYLRETLNMTGTHVGCDTSNCGACTVILNGNAVKSCTVFAVQADGGKVTTVEGLAAANGDLHAVQEGFWEEHGLQCGFCTPGMIMMSYDLLSKNPSPSEAEIRDGLAGNLCRCTGYHNIVNAVQYAAEKMSS
- a CDS encoding carbon monoxide dehydrogenase subunit G, with the protein product MIERSFGLKVEGAFTIDAERERVWDMLMTPETLAGCIPGCESFEPVDEDTYNIAMRVGVAAVRGNYTGSVTIADKQHRESYRMVVQGRGRGGSVRGEGVLTLSDINGGTQVSVVGDAQVTGVVARVGQRLMGNASRMLMNQFFNCLKSKIEG
- a CDS encoding enoyl-CoA hydratase (Catalyzes the reversible hydration of unsaturated fatty acyl-CoA to beta-hydroxyacyl-CoA) — encoded protein: MSYQYIETQEIGGVLVITMDDARTRNAIGDEMAAEINAEIDRLEASSTLRALVLTGRDPSFCSGANVKRMNEANEERDEAPIPDDRTPWQHLEEQWEAAASGESYMDGVRFMPLTLHNMQKPTIAAVNGYAMGLGMGIALSCDIRIASENARFSETFIRRGLIPADGSCWQLPRMIGISNTFILQYTGDIVDADEAYRLGMVSKVTPHDRLMDATLELAQRIADGPTYSMAMIKRLVQKSLHTDLEESLRLAGPAQNIARRTADHKEGVRAFVEKRQPRYIGR
- a CDS encoding DUF2007 domain-containing protein; this encodes MPADNTTVEFATYPNEMEAQMVAQLLRENGIGAFVQPLGFGYGGVGTFQFIPHRVLVYEHNLERAQGILDADADWEDEE